From Salinirubellus salinus, the proteins below share one genomic window:
- a CDS encoding cupredoxin domain-containing protein yields MQRRAFLAAIGTGALASLAGCSLAGGGTQGDVEMAKNAYIPQRVEVAVGDTLTWVNNGSRGHSITAYEEALPERATYWASGGFESEQAARSAFASADPWGNVPPGESWSYTFETPGEHPYFCIPHERAGMVGTVVVTE; encoded by the coding sequence ATGCAACGACGGGCGTTCCTCGCGGCGATCGGGACGGGCGCACTGGCCTCCCTGGCCGGGTGCTCGCTCGCCGGGGGCGGCACCCAGGGCGACGTCGAGATGGCGAAGAACGCGTACATCCCACAGCGCGTCGAGGTCGCCGTCGGCGACACCCTGACGTGGGTGAACAACGGGTCGCGCGGGCACTCCATCACCGCCTACGAGGAGGCGCTCCCCGAGCGAGCGACCTACTGGGCCTCGGGTGGCTTCGAGAGCGAGCAGGCCGCCCGGAGTGCGTTCGCCAGCGCCGACCCGTGGGGGAACGTCCCGCCCGGTGAGTCCTGGTCGTACACGTTCGAGACGCCCGGTGAACACCCCTACTTCTGTATCCCACACGAGCGCGCCGGGATGGTCGGGACCGTCGTCGTCACCGAGTAG
- a CDS encoding protein sorting system archaetidylserine synthase (This PssA-like phosphatidyltransferase, along with a PssD-like decarboxylase, is required in Haloarchaea for the archaeosortase ArtA to replace the PGF-CTERM sorting signal with a C-terminal lipid anchor.), which yields MRVSPRFVGRLGVADAITVANAALGFVAAAVATVHPTIAARLILLAAIADGLDGVVARKRGGTPAGEYLDSLADVASFAVAPAVFVFALARGEFVAGGALADASVLLALAVPAAFVAMAVVRLGLYTAYDLGDSYTEGVQTTLAATLLATLHLADVAGLVGVSEGVLLLAVAGLSVYLMVAPITYPELFARDALLLGGLQALALLFPAFAGRVFPRALLLFALAYLVLAPRFYWRSTGSADP from the coding sequence ATGCGTGTCAGTCCACGGTTTGTCGGCCGCCTCGGGGTGGCCGACGCGATAACCGTGGCGAACGCCGCGCTCGGGTTCGTGGCGGCGGCCGTCGCCACCGTGCACCCGACGATCGCGGCTCGCCTCATCCTGTTGGCCGCCATCGCCGACGGTCTCGACGGCGTCGTCGCCCGCAAGCGCGGGGGGACCCCCGCCGGCGAGTACCTCGACTCGCTCGCGGACGTGGCCTCGTTCGCCGTCGCGCCCGCCGTGTTCGTCTTCGCGCTCGCTCGCGGGGAGTTCGTCGCGGGCGGTGCCCTCGCCGACGCCTCCGTCCTCCTCGCGCTCGCGGTGCCCGCGGCGTTCGTCGCGATGGCCGTCGTCCGACTCGGCCTCTACACCGCGTACGACCTCGGCGATTCGTACACGGAGGGCGTCCAGACGACGCTCGCGGCGACGCTGCTCGCGACCCTCCACCTCGCCGACGTCGCGGGGCTCGTCGGCGTGAGCGAGGGCGTGCTCCTCCTCGCGGTGGCCGGCCTCTCGGTCTACCTGATGGTCGCGCCGATCACCTACCCGGAGCTGTTCGCGCGCGACGCGCTCCTCCTCGGGGGGTTACAGGCGCTCGCACTGCTGTTCCCGGCGTTCGCGGGGCGGGTGTTCCCGCGTGCCCTCCTCCTGTTCGCGCTGGCGTACCTCGTGCTCGCGCCCCGGTTCTACTGGCGCTCCACGGGGTCTGCGGACCCGTAA
- a CDS encoding tyrosine-type recombinase/integrase — protein MNLREHDDRDDMKVWLSQREVDQLLDVVDGTEQRIATALGVRCGLRSAEVLDVAPEHVVDTDAGTMLRVYHGKGDKYRETPVPADLATTIRTVDDVRDQDSDDPLVDVTTRTLRRWMDRAGLELQEATGDGGWRWLSFHDLRRTWATALASEDVDPLLVCDWGGWSDLETFLEHYRGTFSPEAQRRERGKVEWL, from the coding sequence ATGAACCTTCGCGAGCACGACGACCGCGACGACATGAAGGTCTGGCTCTCGCAGCGGGAGGTCGACCAGCTCCTCGATGTCGTCGACGGGACCGAGCAACGCATCGCGACCGCCCTCGGCGTCCGGTGTGGCCTCCGGTCGGCGGAGGTCCTCGACGTCGCTCCCGAGCACGTCGTCGACACCGACGCGGGGACGATGCTCCGCGTCTATCACGGGAAGGGCGACAAGTATCGGGAGACACCCGTCCCGGCCGACCTCGCGACCACCATCCGCACCGTCGACGACGTTCGCGACCAGGACTCCGACGACCCGCTCGTCGACGTGACCACCCGGACGCTGCGGCGGTGGATGGACCGCGCCGGCCTCGAGCTCCAGGAGGCGACCGGCGACGGCGGGTGGCGGTGGCTGTCGTTCCACGATCTCCGCCGGACATGGGCGACCGCGCTCGCGAGCGAGGACGTCGACCCGCTGCTGGTCTGTGACTGGGGCGGCTGGTCGGACTTAGAGACGTTCCTCGAGCACTATCGGGGGACGTTCAGTCCGGAGGCGCAGCGGCGGGAGCGTGGGAAGGTGGAGTGGCTGTAG
- a CDS encoding helix-turn-helix transcriptional regulator translates to MSDGRDTFIDYTNDPAETSIQSQRHELEDTPSDDDERTDLQPSSTLPLGQLDALDPEERRRAARKRGLSWPSTDVARDHLFDTIATVMRNEDDRVVDAPTALGKSGTIARTRWGARDDITGGKPVVHLSATRDARDEAAEAAREYGGEHIVLQSRHEACPVAAGDFDPPDEDEGCADLDHDPITINGQAASHWISAMCDGRGLAFSAVHRYLEEHMDQSGALPCEEEGVCPAIQQWEDLREGDHPLVIGTHQFAHVPSMRMGTNVVIDERPDYCEDLTTGEVRNIVASYLQEIDAPVTSWESFIGLSRHEDYRGDAAAERDRLQELLAEEPEREWYFEANHAHTLAPGLTRAIFNAEQRANGRRVGKTPIEPPRLDAGAVDDDSWNREWLTVVLDEQNDVRTVRVTPDFSLARSLLGLDAHPARPVWQANTLPYIQPKQVLAPDERRLWRRYERGLRVVQVGDATRPLASGRYFDERGTGALVEHLRAKYGAGLATAITTMSVEQRVGSLLEDVGVDDPETMHYGEEKSRNDFADESIGLVLGCLDPGDGYVLDLVAELDCDATVERSETPCDSCDGEGCSSCDGVGHKRARGRGFVGEDAETAQAVLASVRESHTAQAAGRYARRPEDPESSATVFVRTDAIPPGFADVQVPGVSWLATDKQRAVLEELRASSEKVSAQELADASGVSKRHATRTLKRLAEENLIDLYEGEGRYGATLYAADETIPDSTVDYDLKHDRDPHPAPDVVGGPYTYAVSILDPNIVHATVDDTPEAQSGSAGSVWDWRGAANPPPAEE, encoded by the coding sequence ATGTCTGATGGGCGGGACACGTTCATCGACTACACCAACGACCCGGCCGAGACGTCCATCCAGAGTCAGCGGCACGAACTCGAGGACACCCCTAGCGACGACGACGAACGGACCGACCTCCAGCCGTCCAGTACACTCCCGCTCGGGCAGCTGGATGCTCTCGACCCCGAGGAGCGTCGGCGCGCCGCCCGGAAGCGGGGACTCTCATGGCCGTCCACCGACGTCGCTCGCGACCATCTCTTCGACACCATCGCGACGGTGATGCGCAACGAAGACGACCGTGTCGTCGACGCACCCACCGCCCTCGGCAAGAGCGGCACTATCGCTCGAACCCGCTGGGGCGCACGGGACGACATCACCGGCGGGAAGCCGGTCGTCCACCTCTCGGCCACACGCGACGCGAGAGACGAGGCGGCTGAGGCCGCCCGCGAGTATGGTGGTGAGCATATCGTCCTCCAGAGTAGGCACGAAGCGTGCCCGGTCGCTGCGGGCGACTTTGACCCGCCCGACGAGGACGAGGGCTGCGCGGACCTCGACCACGACCCCATCACGATCAACGGGCAGGCCGCGTCCCACTGGATCAGCGCGATGTGCGATGGGCGTGGACTCGCGTTCTCTGCCGTCCACCGCTACCTCGAGGAACACATGGACCAGTCCGGCGCCCTCCCCTGCGAGGAGGAGGGCGTTTGCCCCGCCATCCAGCAATGGGAAGACCTTCGCGAAGGCGACCACCCGCTCGTCATCGGCACTCATCAGTTCGCGCACGTACCCTCGATGCGGATGGGGACGAACGTCGTCATCGACGAGCGCCCCGACTATTGTGAAGACCTCACCACGGGCGAGGTTCGGAACATCGTCGCGAGCTACCTGCAGGAGATCGACGCGCCCGTGACCAGCTGGGAGTCCTTCATCGGTCTCTCGCGACATGAGGACTACCGCGGCGACGCGGCCGCCGAACGTGACCGCCTCCAGGAGCTCCTCGCGGAGGAGCCCGAGCGGGAGTGGTACTTCGAAGCCAACCACGCTCACACGCTCGCGCCGGGGCTAACGCGGGCCATTTTCAACGCGGAGCAGCGGGCCAACGGCCGGCGTGTCGGTAAGACACCTATCGAGCCCCCACGCCTCGACGCCGGCGCCGTCGACGACGACAGCTGGAACCGCGAGTGGCTGACCGTCGTCCTCGACGAACAGAACGACGTTCGCACCGTCCGAGTGACGCCCGACTTCTCGCTCGCACGGAGCCTGCTCGGGCTCGACGCTCACCCTGCGAGGCCCGTCTGGCAGGCGAATACCCTGCCGTACATCCAGCCGAAGCAGGTCCTCGCCCCCGACGAGCGGCGGCTCTGGCGCCGCTATGAGCGCGGGCTCCGTGTCGTCCAGGTGGGCGACGCCACTCGCCCGCTCGCCTCCGGTCGCTACTTCGACGAGCGTGGCACCGGCGCGCTCGTCGAACATCTCCGCGCCAAGTACGGCGCCGGGCTCGCGACGGCCATCACCACGATGTCCGTCGAGCAGCGCGTCGGGTCGCTTCTCGAGGACGTTGGCGTCGACGACCCCGAGACGATGCACTACGGCGAGGAGAAGAGCCGAAACGACTTCGCCGACGAGTCCATCGGCCTCGTGCTCGGTTGTCTGGACCCCGGCGACGGGTACGTTCTCGATCTGGTCGCCGAACTCGACTGTGACGCCACCGTCGAACGGTCTGAGACCCCCTGCGATTCGTGTGACGGCGAGGGCTGCTCGTCCTGCGACGGCGTCGGTCACAAGCGGGCCCGCGGCCGCGGCTTCGTCGGCGAAGACGCCGAGACGGCGCAGGCCGTCCTCGCGTCCGTTCGAGAGAGCCACACCGCGCAGGCGGCCGGACGGTACGCTAGGCGTCCGGAGGACCCGGAGTCCAGCGCCACGGTGTTCGTGAGGACCGACGCGATTCCTCCCGGTTTCGCGGACGTCCAAGTCCCCGGCGTGTCGTGGCTCGCGACCGACAAACAGCGGGCCGTCCTCGAGGAGCTCCGTGCGAGCTCGGAGAAGGTATCGGCACAAGAGCTCGCCGACGCGAGTGGTGTTTCGAAGCGCCACGCCACGCGGACGTTGAAGCGACTCGCCGAGGAGAACCTCATCGACCTATACGAGGGCGAAGGACGCTACGGAGCGACGCTCTACGCTGCCGATGAGACCATCCCGGACAGCACGGTCGACTACGACCTCAAACACGACCGCGACCCTCACCCCGCGCCGGATGTCGTAGGAGGACCCTATACCTACGCCGTCTCGATTCTAGACCCCAACATCGTCCACGCTACCGTCGACGACACGCCAGAGGCTCAGAGTGGGTCGGCGGGGTCCGTCTGGGACTGGCGAGGTGCTGCTAATCCACCACCGGCCGAGGAGTAG
- a CDS encoding HEAT repeat domain-containing protein codes for MSNGDDEDAPDDADAPDESTDEVAVDVDREELDERLDAASEAIEAAETEADLDEVESDIDAIAADLEAASLPEPEDEDEEDPTEAVEARLEAVREELEEARGPYAEDVVADIESAQETIESGEWTEQGEDEVAEAVDAFLESVAEPLDAEYDVGAGLDEHVEVLGVVAEDVSEAGLDADEDADTIADLLDATDALETGLDEAQEWEDLTVVQQMRANGFYDRLNSRNRKDYPPELSVVRIAEKENDPERVLMAMDRLTSKFMQENCLEALKRMGSPEAYDDLMAKVQKRDFDAIEAIGKIGPEADEATETLHDYIDGEANPPLQKVVLRALGELGNEESTQPVADRLVAEDPEVRSQAARALGRIGDTRAIDPLADVLADDENDSVRAAAAWGLNAIGTERALEAAAEYADDRSYIVQTEAEAAHEALGDDGEPEPEAAA; via the coding sequence ATGAGCAACGGGGACGACGAGGACGCTCCCGACGATGCCGACGCGCCGGACGAGTCCACCGACGAGGTGGCCGTCGACGTCGACCGGGAGGAACTGGACGAGCGACTCGACGCCGCGAGCGAGGCCATCGAGGCCGCCGAGACCGAGGCAGACCTCGACGAGGTCGAGTCGGACATCGACGCCATCGCGGCCGACCTCGAAGCGGCCAGCCTCCCCGAACCGGAGGACGAGGACGAGGAGGACCCGACCGAGGCCGTCGAGGCCCGACTCGAGGCGGTCCGCGAGGAACTCGAGGAAGCGCGCGGTCCCTACGCAGAGGACGTGGTCGCGGACATCGAGTCCGCGCAGGAGACCATCGAGAGCGGCGAGTGGACCGAGCAGGGCGAGGACGAGGTCGCCGAGGCCGTCGACGCGTTCCTCGAGTCGGTCGCAGAGCCGCTCGACGCCGAGTACGACGTGGGTGCCGGGCTCGACGAGCACGTCGAGGTCCTGGGCGTGGTCGCGGAGGACGTCTCCGAAGCCGGGCTCGACGCCGACGAGGACGCCGACACCATCGCCGACCTCCTCGACGCGACGGACGCCCTCGAGACCGGCCTCGACGAGGCACAGGAGTGGGAGGACCTCACGGTGGTCCAGCAGATGCGCGCGAACGGGTTCTACGACCGGCTGAACTCGCGCAACCGGAAGGACTACCCGCCGGAGCTGTCGGTCGTCCGCATCGCCGAGAAGGAGAACGACCCCGAGCGGGTCCTGATGGCGATGGACCGCTTGACGTCGAAGTTCATGCAGGAGAACTGTCTCGAGGCGCTCAAGCGGATGGGCTCCCCGGAGGCCTACGACGACCTGATGGCGAAGGTCCAGAAGCGTGACTTCGACGCCATCGAGGCCATCGGCAAGATCGGGCCGGAGGCCGACGAGGCGACCGAGACGCTCCACGACTACATCGACGGGGAGGCGAACCCGCCGCTCCAGAAGGTCGTCCTCCGCGCGCTCGGCGAACTCGGGAACGAGGAGTCCACACAGCCGGTCGCCGACCGCCTCGTCGCGGAGGACCCGGAGGTCCGGTCGCAGGCAGCCCGTGCGCTCGGTCGCATCGGAGACACGCGCGCCATCGACCCGCTCGCCGACGTGCTGGCCGACGACGAGAACGACTCGGTCCGCGCGGCCGCGGCGTGGGGGCTGAACGCCATCGGTACCGAACGCGCCCTCGAGGCGGCCGCCGAGTACGCCGACGACCGCTCGTACATCGTCCAGACCGAGGCCGAGGCCGCCCACGAGGCGCTCGGCGACGACGGCGAGCCGGAACCCGAAGCCGCGGCCTGA
- a CDS encoding Mov34/MPN/PAD-1 family protein, giving the protein MRLFRSSGVIGIAADALEFAIEASEDAHPDEYMGFLRGEDARKLGLDRDGTVLTDVLVIPGTESNPVSATVDTNMIPNDVRAAGSVHSHPNGVLRPSDADLMTFGKGQVHIIVGYPYTRDSWQAFDRDGEPVDLPVLDVDVRDEAFFDFSQADIDAELDEERR; this is encoded by the coding sequence ATGCGCCTGTTCCGGTCGTCGGGTGTCATCGGTATCGCCGCCGACGCCCTCGAGTTCGCCATCGAGGCGAGCGAGGACGCCCACCCCGACGAGTACATGGGCTTCCTCCGTGGCGAGGACGCCCGCAAACTCGGTCTCGACCGGGACGGTACCGTCCTCACCGACGTCCTCGTCATCCCCGGGACGGAGTCCAACCCCGTCAGTGCGACCGTCGACACCAACATGATCCCCAACGACGTGCGCGCCGCCGGCTCCGTCCACTCGCACCCGAACGGCGTCCTCCGCCCGAGCGACGCCGACCTGATGACCTTCGGCAAGGGACAGGTCCACATCATCGTCGGCTACCCCTACACCCGCGACTCGTGGCAGGCGTTCGACCGCGACGGCGAACCGGTCGACCTGCCCGTCCTCGACGTGGACGTGCGCGACGAGGCGTTCTTCGACTTCTCGCAGGCGGACATCGACGCGGAACTGGACGAGGAGAGACGATGA
- a CDS encoding phospholipase D-like domain-containing protein, whose translation MSSPTPTPVVALAFAGLLALGAVAPAVALGPTERIDDGPRITAAYPDPLADADVGEFVVVSHARNTTLSDGEGSVRVPADGTVALSAAPNRTRNLTDHRVVGVDLPSLANGGEVLTLTRDGERLARVEYDTAREGSVRRWRYDGDGRDGWVPLGRTDRPVVDTEGGSATAFVLPDAPGPPVETLRRADERVLLAGYTFASERATRALLEAHRRGVAVRVLLDGGPVGGISRRSARLLDRLAAAGVEVRVLAGRATRYRFHHAKYAVVDDRALVLTENWKPAGTGGNGSRGWGVRLRDPEAAAALAATFRADAGWRAAVPWHEFRAGRYFDHRPPANGTFPSRVAPTTVSVSGASVLVAPENAGDAVVSRLDAAEESVRVLQVSVDGPDQRFLRAAVRAAGRGVEVRLLLSGAWYVREENRALADRLNTRADREDLPLTVRLARPAGRFEKVHAKGAVVDDTVLLGSLNWNPTSARENREVVVALESAGAARYFAGVFDEDWAAAGAPRDTGPAQRFPVGLLGAVAVGALVALLVASRLEFGGGRGF comes from the coding sequence GTGTCGTCTCCCACGCCGACGCCCGTCGTAGCGCTCGCGTTCGCCGGACTCCTCGCTCTCGGAGCCGTGGCACCGGCCGTCGCTCTCGGACCGACCGAGCGGATCGACGACGGGCCGCGCATCACGGCTGCCTACCCCGACCCACTCGCCGATGCCGACGTCGGCGAGTTCGTCGTCGTCAGTCACGCGCGCAACACCACCCTCTCCGACGGCGAGGGGTCGGTTCGCGTCCCCGCCGACGGCACGGTCGCCCTCTCGGCCGCGCCGAACCGGACGCGGAACCTGACCGACCACCGGGTCGTGGGCGTGGACCTGCCGAGTCTCGCGAACGGTGGCGAGGTGCTGACGCTCACGCGCGACGGCGAGCGCCTCGCCCGCGTCGAGTACGACACCGCGAGGGAGGGGTCGGTCCGTCGCTGGCGGTACGACGGGGACGGTCGGGACGGGTGGGTGCCGCTCGGACGGACGGACCGCCCGGTCGTCGACACCGAGGGCGGGTCGGCGACGGCGTTCGTCCTCCCCGACGCACCTGGCCCGCCCGTCGAGACGCTGCGACGGGCCGACGAGCGCGTCCTGCTCGCCGGGTACACGTTCGCCTCCGAGCGGGCGACGCGGGCGCTCCTCGAGGCCCACCGTCGTGGTGTGGCCGTCCGCGTCCTGCTCGACGGGGGGCCGGTCGGCGGCATCTCGCGGCGGTCGGCCCGACTGCTGGACCGGTTGGCCGCCGCGGGCGTGGAGGTGCGGGTCCTCGCGGGACGGGCAACGCGCTACCGGTTCCACCACGCCAAGTACGCCGTGGTGGACGACCGCGCGCTCGTCCTGACCGAGAACTGGAAGCCCGCCGGGACCGGCGGGAACGGGTCTCGCGGCTGGGGGGTCCGACTGCGTGACCCCGAGGCGGCGGCCGCGCTGGCGGCGACGTTCCGGGCGGACGCCGGGTGGCGCGCGGCGGTGCCGTGGCACGAGTTCCGCGCGGGCCGGTACTTCGACCACCGTCCGCCGGCCAACGGTACGTTCCCGTCTCGTGTCGCCCCCACGACGGTCTCGGTGTCGGGGGCGAGCGTCCTCGTCGCACCGGAGAACGCCGGCGACGCCGTCGTCTCCCGACTCGACGCGGCCGAGGAGTCGGTCCGGGTCCTGCAGGTGTCGGTCGACGGTCCCGACCAGCGATTCCTCCGGGCGGCGGTTCGGGCCGCAGGGCGCGGCGTCGAGGTTCGGCTCCTGCTCTCGGGAGCCTGGTACGTGCGCGAGGAGAACCGTGCGCTGGCCGACCGGCTGAACACGCGCGCCGACCGGGAGGACCTGCCGCTCACGGTGCGACTGGCACGCCCCGCCGGCCGGTTCGAGAAGGTCCACGCGAAGGGCGCCGTCGTCGACGACACGGTCCTGCTCGGGTCGCTGAACTGGAACCCGACGTCGGCCCGCGAGAACCGCGAGGTGGTCGTCGCGCTGGAGAGTGCGGGGGCCGCCCGCTACTTCGCTGGGGTGTTCGACGAGGACTGGGCCGCGGCGGGAGCCCCCCGCGACACGGGACCGGCACAACGGTTCCCGGTCGGACTGCTGGGTGCCGTCGCCGTCGGGGCGCTCGTGGCGCTCCTCGTGGCGAGTCGGCTGGAGTTCGGCGGTGGGCGGGGGTTCTGA
- a CDS encoding KEOPS complex subunit Pcc1: MTGADADERSERPERATRRATLRTTHADATAVARALAPDNTAEMHTRVEGSTVVTTVARETTGGLRSTVDDYVTNMQVADELHTDAQTEERTHTDTNTDTNE; encoded by the coding sequence ATGACCGGGGCCGACGCCGACGAGCGGTCGGAGCGACCGGAGCGAGCGACCCGCCGGGCGACGCTGCGGACGACGCACGCCGACGCGACGGCCGTCGCCCGCGCGCTCGCACCGGACAACACCGCCGAGATGCACACCCGCGTCGAGGGTTCCACCGTCGTGACGACGGTGGCACGCGAGACGACCGGTGGACTGCGCTCGACCGTCGACGACTACGTGACGAACATGCAGGTGGCCGACGAACTCCACACGGACGCACAGACCGAAGAACGTACACACACCGACACCAACACAGACACCAATGAGTGA
- a CDS encoding ATP-binding protein, which yields MNLGMFAGSGWGKSFGASALAERNTSKYDGVVVLDYKDEYRGLCSKEHGPAPFVHWQAGKVERELWTDDQYRDLLENGHVVVARNSRHLDNEGWREVVANIVRVGRRQMRDHRLLFLIDEAHRVAPQSGSYPEVIGGLATTGRGEQKSAAWVSQRPASVDKDVFGNFDARFFGGFKDKNDLNAIDAITEYPKEVHQPGGSRVPSLPEELHAPDAGAVSVRKWSKELPDGSKVTTNSEWIYSDDDGELARLQSAEDWNPKCDHVGASGVGIDVGL from the coding sequence GTGAACCTCGGGATGTTCGCGGGCTCGGGGTGGGGCAAGTCGTTCGGAGCGAGTGCGCTCGCCGAGCGGAACACGAGCAAGTACGACGGCGTCGTCGTCCTGGACTACAAGGACGAGTACCGGGGACTCTGCTCGAAGGAGCACGGGCCGGCGCCGTTCGTCCACTGGCAGGCCGGCAAGGTCGAGCGTGAGCTCTGGACCGACGACCAGTATCGCGACCTTCTCGAGAACGGGCACGTCGTGGTGGCTCGGAACTCGCGGCATTTGGACAACGAAGGGTGGAGGGAGGTCGTCGCGAACATCGTTCGGGTTGGGCGTCGACAGATGCGCGACCATCGCCTCCTGTTCCTAATCGACGAAGCCCACCGGGTCGCCCCGCAGTCGGGGAGCTATCCAGAGGTGATCGGCGGGCTCGCGACGACCGGGCGTGGTGAGCAGAAGTCGGCGGCGTGGGTGTCTCAGCGGCCGGCCTCGGTCGACAAGGACGTGTTCGGGAACTTCGATGCCCGGTTCTTCGGCGGGTTCAAAGACAAGAACGACCTGAACGCCATCGACGCCATCACCGAGTACCCCAAGGAGGTCCACCAGCCCGGTGGGTCGCGGGTCCCGTCGCTGCCGGAGGAACTCCACGCCCCGGATGCGGGCGCGGTGAGCGTCCGGAAGTGGTCGAAGGAACTGCCCGACGGGTCGAAGGTGACGACGAACAGCGAGTGGATCTACTCCGACGACGACGGGGAGCTCGCCCGGCTCCAGTCTGCCGAAGACTGGAACCCGAAGTGCGACCACGTCGGCGCCTCCGGGGTCGGTATCGACGTAGGACTCTGA
- a CDS encoding 30S ribosomal protein S3ae has translation MSERSVSKRKQEKRWYTVLAPEQFDRAELGTTPADDPEQLYDRTIETTLGELNNDAGENNTKLTFRIVDVGSDSAYTEFVRHELTRDYQRSLVRRGSSKIAAYETVRTTDDYRVQLQPVAFTTKKADHSQERAIRRLMIDMVREAAEERTFEELVASVVEGRLSSAIYAEAKEIYPLRRAEIMKTTLEASPEEIEAEEEASVAVDTEDVAVDEE, from the coding sequence ATGAGTGAACGAAGCGTCTCCAAGCGAAAGCAGGAGAAGCGGTGGTACACCGTGCTCGCCCCGGAGCAGTTCGACCGGGCCGAACTCGGCACGACCCCCGCAGACGACCCCGAACAGCTCTACGACCGAACCATCGAGACCACGCTCGGCGAACTGAACAACGACGCCGGCGAGAACAACACGAAGCTCACGTTCCGCATCGTGGACGTCGGCTCGGACTCCGCGTACACGGAGTTCGTCCGCCACGAACTCACACGGGACTACCAGCGCTCGCTCGTCCGCCGCGGCTCCTCGAAGATCGCCGCCTACGAGACGGTCCGGACGACGGACGACTACCGCGTCCAGCTCCAGCCCGTCGCGTTCACGACGAAGAAGGCCGACCACTCCCAGGAGCGCGCCATCCGCCGGCTCATGATCGACATGGTCCGCGAGGCCGCCGAGGAACGCACCTTCGAGGAGCTCGTCGCGAGCGTCGTCGAGGGACGGCTCTCCTCGGCCATCTACGCCGAGGCGAAGGAGATCTACCCGCTGCGCCGCGCGGAGATCATGAAGACGACCCTCGAGGCCAGCCCCGAGGAGATCGAGGCCGAGGAAGAGGCCAGCGTCGCCGTCGACACCGAGGACGTCGCTGTCGACGAGGAGTAA
- a CDS encoding FAD synthase has translation MSGDEDRDGGPAYGRVVAQGTFDILHPGHVHYLHEAKSMGEELHVILARAANVTHKEPPVLSDEQRREMVAALDPVDEAHLGHLEDFFVPIERIDPDCIVLGHDQYHDEEDVAGALAARGLECDVRRASPRETVRDDELLSTGRIVDRICETRCP, from the coding sequence ATGAGCGGGGACGAGGACCGTGACGGCGGGCCGGCCTACGGTCGGGTCGTCGCCCAGGGCACCTTCGACATCCTCCACCCCGGCCACGTCCACTACCTCCACGAGGCCAAGTCGATGGGCGAGGAACTCCACGTCATCCTCGCACGCGCGGCCAACGTGACCCACAAGGAGCCACCCGTGCTCTCGGACGAACAGCGCCGGGAGATGGTCGCGGCACTGGACCCCGTCGACGAGGCCCACCTCGGCCACCTCGAGGACTTCTTCGTCCCCATCGAACGCATCGACCCCGACTGTATCGTCCTCGGACACGACCAGTACCACGACGAGGAGGACGTGGCCGGCGCGCTCGCGGCCCGCGGACTGGAGTGTGACGTCCGGCGCGCCTCACCGCGCGAGACCGTCCGCGACGACGAACTCCTCTCGACGGGTCGTATCGTCGACCGCATCTGCGAGACGCGCTGTCCGTAG
- a CDS encoding 30S ribosomal protein S15, with translation MARMHTRRRGSSGSDRPVADEPPEWSDVDSEDIEARVVELAEQGHDPSQIGMKLRDEGVKGTPVPNVKLATGKKVTAILEDNDAKPDLPEDLRNLMERAIRLRRHMEENNNDAQNKRALQNTESKIRRLVSYYRGDELDEEFTYSFDVAVDLLEG, from the coding sequence ATGGCACGAATGCACACCCGCCGTCGGGGCTCGTCCGGTTCGGACCGCCCCGTGGCAGACGAACCGCCGGAGTGGAGCGACGTCGACAGCGAGGACATCGAGGCCCGCGTCGTCGAACTGGCAGAGCAGGGGCACGACCCGTCCCAGATCGGGATGAAACTGCGTGACGAGGGCGTGAAGGGCACGCCCGTCCCGAACGTCAAACTGGCGACCGGGAAGAAGGTCACCGCGATCCTCGAGGACAACGACGCCAAGCCCGACCTGCCGGAGGACCTCCGGAACCTGATGGAGCGGGCCATCCGCCTGCGCCGTCACATGGAGGAGAACAACAACGACGCGCAGAACAAGCGCGCGCTCCAGAACACGGAGTCGAAGATCCGACGCCTCGTCTCGTACTACCGCGGCGACGAACTCGACGAGGAGTTCACCTACTCCTTCGACGTGGCCGTCGACCTGCTCGAAGGCTGA